One region of Erwinia tracheiphila genomic DNA includes:
- the glmU gene encoding bifunctional UDP-N-acetylglucosamine diphosphorylase/glucosamine-1-phosphate N-acetyltransferase GlmU: MSNSAISVVILAAGKGTRMYSDLPKVLHPLAGKPMVQHVIDAAKGVGADRVHLVYGHSGEQIQATLTEPSLNWVLQAEQLGTGHAMQQAAPYFSDDEDILMLYGDVPLISPETLKRLRKAKPEGGIALLTVILDNPAGYGRILRDNGSVVGIIEQKDALPEQLKIGEINTGILLANGADLKRWLSKLNNNNAQGEYYITDIIALAHQEGRKTETVQPSHSSETDGVNNRLQLAALERVYQVQQAEKLLLAGVMLKDPARFDLRGNLRCGRDVEIDTNVIIEGDVTLGDRVKIGSGCVLKNCVIGDNCEISPYSVLENAELAASCTVGPFARLRPGATLAEGAHVGNFVEMKKASLGKGSKAGHLSYLGDAEIGANVNIGAGTITCNYDGANKSLTVIGDSVFVGSDTQLVAPVTVAAGVTIAAGTTVMKDVSTKGLLYNRKEQILKTDWQRPVKKK; encoded by the coding sequence ATGTCAAACAGTGCGATAAGTGTGGTGATCCTTGCAGCAGGCAAGGGAACCCGTATGTACTCCGATCTCCCCAAAGTTCTTCATCCCCTTGCAGGCAAACCGATGGTGCAGCACGTCATTGATGCTGCTAAAGGTGTGGGCGCTGACAGAGTCCATCTCGTTTATGGCCACAGCGGGGAGCAGATACAGGCAACCCTGACTGAACCTTCGCTGAACTGGGTTTTACAGGCAGAACAGTTGGGGACTGGACATGCGATGCAGCAGGCAGCACCCTACTTTTCCGATGATGAAGATATTCTGATGCTCTACGGCGATGTGCCGTTGATTTCGCCTGAAACACTGAAACGTCTTCGCAAAGCGAAACCAGAAGGCGGAATCGCACTTCTGACGGTGATTCTGGATAACCCTGCGGGCTATGGCCGTATTCTTCGTGACAATGGCTCGGTGGTGGGGATTATCGAGCAGAAAGATGCCTTGCCCGAACAACTGAAAATCGGCGAGATTAATACGGGCATTCTGTTGGCCAATGGCGCAGATCTGAAACGCTGGTTGAGCAAGCTGAATAATAATAATGCGCAGGGCGAATATTACATTACCGATATTATCGCGTTGGCCCACCAGGAAGGCCGCAAAACAGAAACTGTGCAGCCTTCACACAGCTCGGAGACGGATGGCGTAAATAACCGTCTGCAACTCGCCGCGCTGGAACGTGTTTATCAGGTTCAACAGGCCGAAAAATTACTGTTAGCCGGGGTGATGCTGAAAGATCCTGCCCGTTTCGATTTGCGCGGAAATCTACGCTGTGGCCGCGATGTGGAAATCGATACCAATGTGATTATCGAAGGCGACGTCACACTCGGTGACCGCGTAAAAATTGGCAGTGGCTGCGTGCTGAAAAACTGTGTCATCGGGGATAACTGTGAAATCAGTCCCTACAGCGTGCTGGAAAATGCCGAACTGGCAGCGTCCTGTACGGTTGGGCCTTTTGCCCGTTTACGCCCGGGAGCAACGCTCGCAGAAGGGGCGCATGTGGGCAATTTTGTTGAGATGAAGAAAGCCTCGCTGGGCAAGGGATCGAAAGCTGGTCATCTTAGTTATCTGGGCGACGCGGAAATCGGTGCTAATGTCAATATTGGTGCCGGGACAATCACCTGCAATTATGACGGTGCCAACAAGTCACTGACGGTGATTGGCGACAGCGTTTTTGTTGGCTCAGACACCCAGCTGGTCGCACCGGTCACCGTTGCCGCAGGTGTGACCATAGCTGCGGGTACAACGGTGATGAAAGACGTTAGCACAAAAGGGCTGCTGTATAACCGTAAAGAACAAATTCTGAAAACTGACTGGCAGCGGCCCGTAAAGAAAAAATAA